DNA from Prevotella melaninogenica:
GATGTCTTTAATATTTGGGTTTTCAAAATATTCTGCTCCCTCTCCTTAAAATAGAAAATATCAAGATAATCAGACTTATCTCTTAAATCTATATCTTCGTCAAAAAGCATCTTCTTTACTGGACTCCAATAATTATCATATTGTTGCCCATACCAGATTTCTTTTATTGGTCCATGAATAATCCCACTATCTTCATTATTGCGAAACGATGGATTAATTCCTGTTACTAAAATCTCACTTTGAACATTGTCTGCATAAGTATAACCTCTGCTAATAATCTCATTGGGAAGTGAAGCAATGTATTCCTCATTCCAAATCTCAGCTAATCTTTTTCCTATATCCATAATTGAAATTCTATAATAGCTTTCTTATTTTATTTATCGACACAAATTTAACATTTTTATTTTATCCTTAGATAAAAATTAAGAATAAATATATGATAAACATAAAACATTTATCTAACCAGCTGTATAAAAGCAAAGACTATAGAAATATATCCAACAAACAAGTTTATATATCTTACCAATAGAAACATTTGCAATTAATAAAAAACATTGCAAGTTCATCGAAATACAATCAAAATCACATTCCATCGAGTGAGGTTAAAGCTCAATGGAGAAACCGTTTCGATGTACCCAGCACTCTAAGTGATACTGGTGTATTTCTTTATATGACATAAATCTCTTTTGTTTTCTTTGTACTAAACCAGCTACCCTACATTTAACAACACTGTGTGTCATTACCATCCTTTTAGTGTTATGACTTCTGCACGTTAATAAAAAATAGAAAGTTCTTATCTTCTTATTGATGACTATGAGATTTGGAAATCGCGATTTCCAAATCTCACTTGGACACATATTTTCAAGGTTCTACGCATAGACGACGAGACTGCTATGCGATGGTATCTTGAAACAGCATCAAAGGAAATGTGGAGCGTCCGAACACTTGACAGACACAAACCTTCCTATTACAAAAATAATAAAGGAACCTCTTCTCCACTCTCTCCAGAAGGAAAGAATGGAGAAGAGATTTGTCTAAAATGTAATAACTTTTCCACTCCTCGTTTTTAATCAAGCACCTTCTGCATTCGAATTAACGTCCTTTTGGCTTGCAAAAGATGCCCTTTTGAGGTGTTACTAACGCCCTTTAAGAAGCCAATTAAGCACCTTTTCTTTTACGAGTTTGCAATCAACTGATAATCTGAACGTTAGAAAGAGGGAAACTAAAGCATTATTTTACAGTATCAATAGGAATTAAAGTTCCATTTGTGTAAAACATTTTCAAAAATCAAAATAGTATTTATCAAACTATAAAAGCATTATCTACCTACTTAAAAATAAAAACAGACTGCCGTGTCTTAAAGACAAAAGCAGTCTGTTGGGAAAGTATTTTAGAATTTGAAAACTATTAAAGAGGATACTCGTCAAAGGCGTAAAGCACTGTTGAGAGATAACGCTCACCTGTATCTGGCAGCAAGGTTACGATGGTCTTACCTGCATTCTCAGGACGCTTAGCAATCTCAGTAGCAGCAAAAGCTGCTGCACCAGATGAGATACCAACCAACAAACCTTCTTGTTGCGCCAACTGACGACCTGCAAGGATTGCTTGATCATTCTCTACTTGGAAAATCTCATCAACATACTTATTATTATAAGTATTTGGTACAAAGCCTGCACCAATTCCCTGAATCTTATGTGGTCCACTCTCGCCACCACTCAATACAGGAGATGAAGTTGGCTCAACAGCAATAACCTTCACATCAGGGTTCTGCTCCTTGAGGTAGCGACCGATACCACTCACCGTACCGCCAGTACCTACACCAGCTACAAACACATCAACCTTACCATCTGTATCGCGCCAAATCTCAGGGCCAGTAGTAAGATTGTGACGTTCTGGATTAGCCTGATTCTCAAACTGCTGAAGGATAATACTACCTGGAATAGAATCTCTCAACTCCTCAGCAGCCTTGATAGCACCCTTCATACCATCCTTTCCACTTGTCAACTTCACGGTAGCACCATAAGCCTTTACAAGGTTGCGACGCTCCACACTCATGGTTTCTGGCATCGTGAGAATAAGCTTATAACCCTTCACTGCAGACACCAAAGCCAAGCCAACGCCTGTATTTCCACTGGTTGGCTCAATGATTGTAGCTCCTGGCTTCAAGAGTCCCTTAGCCTCAGCATCCTCTATCATAGCCAATGCTATACGATCCTTCACACTACCACCAGGATTGAAATACTCAACCTTTGCAAGAACAGGAGTTTTGAGTCCTCTTTCTGCAGAGAATTTATTAAGTGCTAACAGTGGTGTATTACCGATAAGTTCTGTGAGTTTGTTTACTACCTTTGCCATATTCTTTGGGATTTAATTTCTTACTTAATGTTTACGGATGCAAAGGTACGGACATTTGCCAACATGTGAAATACTCTCTTTATGTTATTTAGCATACCACAAACGTGGTATTTACATTAAAATAAGGCTTTCTTATTGCCATTAAAGCAAAATTCCTTATATTTGCACTACGATTGTCACTATATCTACGAGTATGCAGAAATACGCAGATTACATAGAAGAGATTGAGATTGACTCGCTTTGGAGCGGGAAGAAACACATCCGTTGGACACTGGACCGACAGGTGAATATCCTAAGTGGTATCAATGGTGTCGGGAAGAGTACCATACTTAATAAGGTGGTACGCAGTCTGTCGCAAGGTGGTGAATTCCCCAGCCATTCACTGAAGGGTGTCCGACTAAAGGTAAGTCCTAATGATGCACGGTGGATACGTTATGATATTATCCGCTCGTTTGACCGTCCACTGATGAACTCGGATAGTATCAGCAAGATTAACGTCGATCTTGTTACAGAACTTGATTGGCAGCTTTTCCAACTTCAACGTAAGTATCTTGACTATCAAGTGAACATCGGTAACCGTATTATCGAGACCTTACAAAGTGGTGAGGCAGATGCTGCCGAGAAGGCGCAGCAGATTTCTCAACCTAAGAAACGTTTTCAAGATATCTTAGACGACCTCTTCACGGAGACGGGAAAGAAGATTATTCGCTCGGAGAATGAGATAAAGTTCTCATCACTCGGTGAGGAACTGGCTCCCTATCAGCTGTCAAGTGGCGAGAAGCAGATTTTGGTTATCCTGCTGACCGTATTGGTAGAAGACAATGAACATTACGTTCTCTTTATGGACGAGCCAGAAGTGAGTCTGCATATAGAGTGGCAGAAACGCTTAATCGACCTCATCTTAGAACTGAATCCGAATGTTCAGATTATCCTCACGACCCACAGTCCAGCTGTCATCATGAACGGATGGATTGACCGTGTAACAGAGGTTACGGACATAACCGATAAATGATTGTCTGAAGGAGGGAGCAATGGGAAAAAGACTGAGCGACAACCTGTCATCGGCTTATATTGATGCAGCGAACCGATTGAATGGTAAGCGGGCACGGAGAAAGATTATCGCATATGTGGAAGCGTATGACGATATCTTCTTTTGGCGCACTGTCTTAAGCGGTTTTGAGAACGAGGAGCGTTACTTTGAAGTAATGTTACCATCGCGATTGAACCTTACCAAGGGCAAACGGTCGGTATTGATGAACCTTGTTTCGCAGAATATTGGTGAGAACATGATTGCTTGCGTAGATGCTGATTATGACTATCTACTGCAAGGAACTACCCCACTATCCGATGAAGTAAACAACAATCCATACGTTTTCCATACGTATGCTTATGCCATTGAAAACCTACAATGCTATGCACCGAGCCTACATGATGTGACAGTAGCAGTAACGCTCAACGACCATTCTATCTTTAATTTCGAAGAGTTCCTGAAACTTTACAGCGAAAGTATACACCCACTCTTTGTCTGGAGCATATGGCATTATCGAAAAGGCTATCATCGAAAGTTTACTATCTCTGACTTTAATCGAGTTGTGGAACTTGGTAACTTCTCCCTAAAAGGGGCTGTTGAAAGCCTTCAACGGCTACGCCATAAAGTACAAATGCGTGTACGACAACTACAACGAGAACACCCGAACGCAAAAGAAAGCTATCTAAAACTAAAGGAAGAACTGCATGCCTTAGGCGTTACACCCTCAACCACCTATCTGTATATTCAAGGGCATCATCTCTTTGACAACATCATCGTACCAGTCTTGAAGCGGGTCTGCGACCGACTGGTCCGTGAGCGGGAAGACGAGATAAACCGTAATGCAGTACACGACACCCAACGGCGCAACGAGCTATCAAGCTATGGCCATAGTACGGAAGCGATTATCCCCATGCTCCGCCGTAATGTGGGCTATACTAATGCAGCTCCTTTCTTAAGACTTAAGGAAGACATCAGAAGGTTCCTAAATCCTCCTTCAGGGCACTCGATAGAATAATAAGACGTATGTCTATCCCCGCATGAATATTAAAGAAAGCAGAAGACTATTATCTGCTTAACTTTCATTATCTTTGCACTTAGAAATCTAAACAACAAAAATCATAAATGAAGAAGACTCTACTTTTGATCCTAACACTGCTGACAAGTTACGTCGGTATGGCACAAGAGACTTACCATCCAACGGCTGAGAATCTTAAAGCACGCGAACAGTTCCAAGACGAGAAGTTTGGAATTTTCCTACATTGGGGACTCTACTCAATGATGGGTACTACCGAATGGATTATGACCAACAGGGATATCAACTATAAAGAATATCCTAAATTGGCAAAGACGTTCTATCCTTCAGAGTTCGATGCGGATGCTTGGGTGAAAGCTATCAAGGCTGCTGGTGCAAAGTATATCACTATTACGACACGCCACCACGATGGATTCTCACTCTTTAAGACTGCTACCAGCTCGTATAATTCCGTTGATGGTACTCCTTTCAAACGTGACATCATTAGAGAAATAGCTGATGCCTGCAAACGACACGACATAAAGCTGCATCTTTATTATTCACACCTCGACTGGGGACGTGAGGACTATCCTGTGGGTAGAACGGGAACAGGAACGGGTCGACCCAAAGAGAAGGCTAACTGGGCAAGCTATTACAAGTTCATGAACACACAGCTGACAGAATTGCTCACAAACTATGGAAAGGTGGGTGCAATCTGGTTTGATGGTTGGTGGGATCATGACAGTGATGCCAAGCCTTTCGACTGGCAGTTAGAAGAGCAGTATGCTTTGATTCATAAGCTACAGCCACAATGTCTCATTGGTAACAACCATCACCAGACTCCTTTCGCTGGTGAGGATATTCAGATCTTTGAGCGTGACCTACCGGGTGAGAACAAGGCTGGACTGTCTGGACAGAGCATCAGCCGTCTACCATTGGAGTCATGCCAGACTATCAACGAGCATTGGGGGTACAACATCACCGATACTCTCTACAAATCACCAAAGGAACTGATTCAGATGCTTGTTCGTGCTGCAGGAAAGAATGCTAACCTCCTACTCAACATCGGTCCAGAGCCAGGTGGTGCTCTCCCTGCTCTTGCCCTCGACCGCCTTCAGGCTATCGGTGAATGGCTGAACAAATATGGTGAAACCATCTATGGCACTCGTGGCGGCATCGTTACTCCACACGAATGGGGAGTAAGTACACAGCGTGGTAACAAACTCTACATCCACATCCTAAACTGTATGGACTCCAGCCTCTTCATCCCTACTGGCAACCACAAAATCAAGTCCGCCACCGTCTTTGGCACCAACAAGCGTGTCAACTTCACAAAGACAGGCAACGGCATCACCCTCAACTTCGACACCGTCCCCACTGACATTGATTATATCGTTGAGTTGACGTTGTAAGATAGGCTTTC
Protein-coding regions in this window:
- a CDS encoding DUF1016 N-terminal domain-containing protein; the encoded protein is MWKSRFPNLTWTHIFKVLRIDDETAMRWYLETASKEMWSVRTLDRHKPSYYKNNKGTSSPLSPEGKNGEEICLKCNNFSTPRF
- the cysK gene encoding cysteine synthase A, giving the protein MAKVVNKLTELIGNTPLLALNKFSAERGLKTPVLAKVEYFNPGGSVKDRIALAMIEDAEAKGLLKPGATIIEPTSGNTGVGLALVSAVKGYKLILTMPETMSVERRNLVKAYGATVKLTSGKDGMKGAIKAAEELRDSIPGSIILQQFENQANPERHNLTTGPEIWRDTDGKVDVFVAGVGTGGTVSGIGRYLKEQNPDVKVIAVEPTSSPVLSGGESGPHKIQGIGAGFVPNTYNNKYVDEIFQVENDQAILAGRQLAQQEGLLVGISSGAAAFAATEIAKRPENAGKTIVTLLPDTGERYLSTVLYAFDEYPL
- a CDS encoding AAA family ATPase, which produces MQKYADYIEEIEIDSLWSGKKHIRWTLDRQVNILSGINGVGKSTILNKVVRSLSQGGEFPSHSLKGVRLKVSPNDARWIRYDIIRSFDRPLMNSDSISKINVDLVTELDWQLFQLQRKYLDYQVNIGNRIIETLQSGEADAAEKAQQISQPKKRFQDILDDLFTETGKKIIRSENEIKFSSLGEELAPYQLSSGEKQILVILLTVLVEDNEHYVLFMDEPEVSLHIEWQKRLIDLILELNPNVQIILTTHSPAVIMNGWIDRVTEVTDITDK
- a CDS encoding DUF4435 domain-containing protein codes for the protein MGKRLSDNLSSAYIDAANRLNGKRARRKIIAYVEAYDDIFFWRTVLSGFENEERYFEVMLPSRLNLTKGKRSVLMNLVSQNIGENMIACVDADYDYLLQGTTPLSDEVNNNPYVFHTYAYAIENLQCYAPSLHDVTVAVTLNDHSIFNFEEFLKLYSESIHPLFVWSIWHYRKGYHRKFTISDFNRVVELGNFSLKGAVESLQRLRHKVQMRVRQLQREHPNAKESYLKLKEELHALGVTPSTTYLYIQGHHLFDNIIVPVLKRVCDRLVREREDEINRNAVHDTQRRNELSSYGHSTEAIIPMLRRNVGYTNAAPFLRLKEDIRRFLNPPSGHSIE
- a CDS encoding alpha-L-fucosidase translates to MKKTLLLILTLLTSYVGMAQETYHPTAENLKAREQFQDEKFGIFLHWGLYSMMGTTEWIMTNRDINYKEYPKLAKTFYPSEFDADAWVKAIKAAGAKYITITTRHHDGFSLFKTATSSYNSVDGTPFKRDIIREIADACKRHDIKLHLYYSHLDWGREDYPVGRTGTGTGRPKEKANWASYYKFMNTQLTELLTNYGKVGAIWFDGWWDHDSDAKPFDWQLEEQYALIHKLQPQCLIGNNHHQTPFAGEDIQIFERDLPGENKAGLSGQSISRLPLESCQTINEHWGYNITDTLYKSPKELIQMLVRAAGKNANLLLNIGPEPGGALPALALDRLQAIGEWLNKYGETIYGTRGGIVTPHEWGVSTQRGNKLYIHILNCMDSSLFIPTGNHKIKSATVFGTNKRVNFTKTGNGITLNFDTVPTDIDYIVELTL